From one Dermacentor andersoni chromosome 1, qqDerAnde1_hic_scaffold, whole genome shotgun sequence genomic stretch:
- the LOC129381127 gene encoding sulfotransferase 1B1-like isoform X2 encodes MSRRKPYAQIIDGISRSPNFDPDLLRAALEFRAQKGDLVLSTYPKSGTHWMMYIIQLILKEGEPVSGFDEFMRNMRILGVVEFDAWKPSLPLRLFATHLPLSTAAMNKDAKYVYVARNPWDLCVSSYHMITTFDVYRFRDGTFEELFDAFLEGDCAGQGSYFDHVASGYALRNQPNLFFVTYEELKTDTRSVILRLARFLGDDYGDKLEKQEELLQGIEDRCANDNMKRILAPKTQDCADRDWYNATKRIFSANNRVFVEDFNQFSYVRKGEVGGWQRYFTRDQLRRLEAKIKQLEEHSCVMDLWMDTRAAALKIIANE; translated from the coding sequence ATGTCTCGAAGGAAGCCTTACGCTCAAATCATAGACGGCATCTCGCGCAGCCCCAACTTTGACCCGGATCTCTTGAGAGCAGCCCTGGAGTTCCGCGCCCAGAAAGGCGACCTGGTTCTCTCCACGTACCCCAAGAGTGGTACGCACTGGATGATGTACATTATACAGTTGATTCTAAAGGAAGGTGAACCAGTGAGCGGTTTTGACGAGTTCATGCGCAACATGCGCATTCTAGGGGTCGTCGAGTTCGACGCCTGGAAACCTAGTCTTCCACTACGCTTGTTTGCCACCCACCTGCCATTAAGCACCGCTGCCATGAACAAAGACGCCAAGTACGTCTACGTAGCGAGGAACCCGTGGGACTTGTGCGTCTCTTCCTACCACATGATCACTACCTTCGACGTTTATCGCTTCCGGGACGGAACCTTCGAGGAGCTGTTCGACGCGTTTCTGGAGGGTGACTGCGCTGGCCAGGGAAGCTACTTCGATCACGTTGCGTCCGGTTATGCCCTGAGGAACCAGCCCAATCTTTTCTTTGTAACCTACGAGGAACTCAAGACGGATACTCGAAGTGTGATACTGAGACTGGCTCGGTTTCTGGGCGATGATTACGGCGATAAGCTGGAAAAGCAGGAAGAACTGCTTCAGGGCATTGAGGATCGGTGCGCGAACGACAACATGAAGCGCATCCTTGCACCTAAAACCCAAGATTGCGCCGACCGTGATTGGTACAACGCAACCAAGCGAATTTTCTCAGCCAACAACAGAGTTTTTGTGGAGGACTTCAACCAATTCAGCTACGTCAGGAAGGGTGAGGTTGGTGGCTGGCAGCGGTATTTTACTCGAGATCAACTGAGACGCTTAGAAGCTAAGATAAAGCAGCTTGAAGAGCATTCATGCGTAATGGATCTTTGGATGGACACTCGAGCAGCTGCCCTCAAGATTATTGCCaatgaatga